GTCATCAGGGCGTTTTTATCACTTTATGTCTGGCAGCAATTGTATTTTACATTCTTTCCAGAAGGAATGTTTCTGAAACCCATCATTCCGGGAAAAAGATCGGTTTTCAAATGCTGTTCAGCTTGTTAAAACGAATGCTCAAAGATCAGGAAATCATCAAATGCTGCTTATTGATAATGAGTTTTAATGTATTGTTATTCTCCTATTATTCATTGGCTCCTTTTATTTTCAAGGAACAACAGTATTCATCGTATGTTTTTGGATACAGCAGCATTGTATTAGCAGCAGGAACATTTGCCGGAGCTAAGCTTAACAGATTTTTACTTCTGAAAAATACAACTCCTAAGATTTTAATAACATCAAGTGTAATAGGATCATTCATAGCCTCTGTTTTTGTATGGCTCCTGACTGATCATGGTATTTATTTCCTGATTCCGTACTTCTTTATTGTCATGGCCTTCAGTATTGCTATTCCGAATATTCTGAGTACCGCCCTGATCAATTATAAAAATGAAACCGGAAGCGCGGGAGCATTGCTGGGGCTTATTTATTATGTACTGATAGGAAGCGGATTGGTAACTATAGGATTCATTCAAAATCTGGGAATTTCATGCCTCATTTTTTCAGGGATTGGCGTAATTACTTTATTTGCATTCAAACCAAAAGAGAAAACCGTTTAAGCTCTAAACGGTTTTTTCTTTTTTAATGTTCCAATATAATATATTATAACAAACAATCCAATTACTAATGGGATCATATAAAGACACAGGAATATAAATGGCAAAAACCAAAGTTGCCAAAATCCACCATGAATAGCGTTGGAAGGATCTTTTTTATCAAAATACACAGTTACATCATTAGACCATTCCCTGCTGCTACTGCCATAATCAGCATGAAGGGTATATGAATGGTTGGAAGAATCATAATAAGTAATAATCGGAGAATATATTCTGGTATAGATATCCTGGTCACTATCCCTAGACCAGCTTTCTTTATACCCTGTAATTCTTGCTTCCGTTTTCACGCCATTAGATACTAAATCGATATGCCTGTAAATTTTACTACAACTGTAATAGACTCCTCCAATCCCCATTGCCAGGAATGAAAGGGTAAATATAATGGATAAAGAAACCACCAATAAACGATTACTTTTCACCTGTTTTTTTGGGGCTTTTAAACTACTTTTCATTCAATTTTCTTTTCAATGTAAAAACCAACATTTTCGTAAATACAGAAGCTATTTTCATTCTGAAATTGTTGAACTTGTTCAGTTATTTAATAAAATTATACAAAGTATCAAAAAATTTAGAATAGACTTCTATATGAGGCAGATGTCCCACATTTTCAAGCTCCACAAGCTTTGAGCCTTCAATTTCACGTTGGGTTTTCTTCCCCAGCTCCTGATACTGACCCATTTTAGGCTGAAGTTCCTTCGGAGCCCTATCTTTTCCTATGGCTGTTCTGTCTCTGGTTCCAATAATCAGTAAAGTAGGTACTTTTATGTTTTTAAATTCATAACAGACGGGCTGATTGTAGATCATATCGGAAGTGAGAGCGGCATCCCATGCTACCTGTGGATAATCCTTATGGAGTGTCCATCCGGCAATAAGATCAAGCCAAGGCTGATACTCTTCTTTCCATTGATTGTCATAATAGAATTTTAGCTGATAATTTTTATACGTTTCAGCTGTATTTTTAAGTTCAGATTGGTACGCCTGGTCTATATTCTGATAGGCAGCAAATGTTTTATAATCCTCAAGTCCAATAGGATTTTCCAGGATCAGCTTTTGAACTTTCTCAGGATACAGTAAAGTAAATCTTGTAGCGACCATCCCTCCCATTGAGTGTCCCAGAACAATTGTTTTATCAATTCCTAATTCATCTAAAATAGCTTTAGTATTTTCTGCCAGTTGTGAAAACGAAAATTGGTAATTGTGGGGTTTTGATGATTTTCCAAATCCAATCTGATCCGGAATGATCACTCTAAATCCTTTTTCTGACAAATCTTTGGCTGTTTTTTCCCAATAGGCACCATTAAAGTTTTTTCCATGCAGCAACATGATCGTTTTTCCATTGGCTTTTTGTGGTTTCACATCCATGTAAGCCATTTTCAGAGAGTTCTCCTGCGATTTTAAATTTATAAAACGAACTTCATAAGGGTATTTGTAATCAGATAACATGCCATCCAATGGCCTTATTTGTGAAAACAATCCTCCTGATACAGCTACTAACGCTACTGTAGTTATTATATTTCTAAAATATCTCATGCTTCTTTACTTTAAGTTCTTAAAATTAAAAAAACCGCTCCACAAGGAACGGTTTTCAACTGTTATTTTTAGTTAAATATTATTTTTAAGATACTTCTGCCATAGAAACTTCTTTCTCTTTTTTGGAAGGAAGATTCATTAAAACAATCGCAAAAAGAATTAATGCAATACCTACCCATTGTATAAATAACACCTTTTCACCCAATAATACAAAGGCCATGGTCACAGAAACCGGAAGTTCCAGTGAAGAAACAATGCTTCCCAATCCTAATCCTGCGTTAGGGAAACCAATATTAAACAGAATTGGGGGTATAATGGTTCCAAACAAAGCCAAAATAGCTCCATACGTCCAGAATATTGAATAATTAAAAGAATGGATATGTTCTGTATTTTCTGTAAAGTTGAGATAGAAAGTTTTTAATCCGTCAAAATACATCGGTCCAATCTGCGCAAAGAATAGGAATGCAAAAACCACGATAGAACCACCAGCCAGCATAATAATACTTTTTCTGAAAACAGGAAGATGAGTAGCTAATGTATTAGAGGTAAACATCGTTAGTGTATACGAACCTGCCGCCATCAGTCCCCAAAAGACTCCATGCCAATCCAATTCGATATCCATATTAATAAGGTTGGTTGCAAGAACAGTTCCCAGCAATACAATAATTACAGCAACAATTTTCCTTGCATTGGGCAGCTTTTTAGTCAGAATACTTTCGACCACTACACTGATCCACACCGATTGCATCAGCAATACGATAGCAATGGAAACATTGATATACTGTACCGCGATATAATAAAACAAACTTGTTCCTCCCAATGATGTTCCGGCAAGCATCAGCATTTTGACCTCTTTGGAATTCGGCATTGATAACTTCTTTTTTGACGTTAGGGTTTGAATAAGATTCAGGATCAAAAGCCCTGTCAAACCTAGTACAAATTGGGATGTAGTTACTTCAGATGTTGTAAAACCATCATGATAAGCCATTTTCACAAAAGTGGCTAACATTCCGTATATACTAGCACCAATTCCTACAAATAAAACACCTTTTAGTATATTTTTCTTCTTCATAATTTTTTTAACAGCCTGCAAAGGTACAATATATAAATTAAAGTACTTTGAAGTGTTGCTATAATAGATAAATAAGATCGCCACAAGCAAAGCTTGTGGCGATCTTCAATTGATTATATAAATTAGTTATTTTTTTACAATCACTTTAGAATTAGCTTCAAAGCCAAGTCCTTTCACTTTCACGATATAAGTACCATTTACCAAACGGCTTGTTGAAATCGCTTTTTTGTTTTCTGGAGAGATCTTATCTTCTGAAGAGACCAATTTACCAGACATATCATAAAGCTCTACACTTACTTTTCCAAGAGTCTTGCTTGGAAAATTAATGTAGAATTCATCTTTCGCCGGGTTTGGATAAACAGAAATCTTGTTATCCTTAATTGAAGTAATTTCATCTGTACCTAACGTAGCACATTCTGCAGGTACTTCAAAATTTTCTACCTGATCGTTAATATTCGTTTTATCCCCAGCTGATGCATTTATCCCTAATCCTCTTTTTGCAAAAACCTTCCAGATCATACATTTATCCTGGCCTTCTGTTGCTGCCAATTCTGCGGCTAATATTGCGTTTCTTCCTTCAATAAAACTAGGATCACATGTTTGCAGTTTAAGTCCATTAACAATTAATTGTAATACTCTAGAACTTCCATTTGTTGCATTAGCAGTTACATCAGATGAATACCCATATTTTTCTACATATTTCCAGTGAAGATCCCATAGCATAGATGCCCAAACAAAACCAATAGAATGCGAATCAGCAACCATTGTTCCATTATCAGAATACTCCATTCCGTTTGTATCAGCATAGGTAAAGCCATTCACATTGAAATCCGGAGAATATTTTTCAGGTCTGATTCCTCCACCTGTTATTGGCTGCCCAATTGGATAAGTCCCTATTCCTCTTGCAACAGTGGAGTTATCTCCTGGCTTGTTAGTAAGCATTAATGCAAAGAAGTCAGACCATCCTTCACCCATTTGTTCTTTAGAATAGGTTGGATTACCATTATAAGGTCTTGCATTTAAACAGCTATACCCATCTCCTGTTAATCTATTGGAAATTCCATGACCATATTCATGGGTAACAATACCGTTATCAAAGCTTCCATCATATTTTGTATCAGCTCTCAGCGTAGTATTTACTGTTGTATTGGCATCAAGTTTATCTTTCATAAACAATCCTTCAGCCTCAGCAACTAATATTGAAGGTATTGTAACTGTTGGAGAAACAACTCCATCGCCTGCCATATTACCAATTGTAGCGCCATTTGCAGCGTTGTTATAAATAATAGCTCCTATAGCTCCTGCTGTTTCTGCATTTTTAACTTTAATAGCAAAACCACAGGTTCCTCTTTGAATCAAAGCGATCTTACCTGTTAATTCACCTGCCGGAATGCTTGTACAAGCTTCTAAAACAGTAGGTATCTTAACATCTCCTGTAATTCCTATATCATTAAGCTGAGAACCAAACTGGGCTATTCCGGCATTTACAACTCTGGAAGCAGCATCTGTAGGGGCATTATACCAAAGTTTTCTATTAGAACCTAGCCAAAGGTACATTTGCATTATCGGGTTATAATTATCCGGATAAGTTGCAAAATTGGCATTATTAAATCCTCCTCCATCTTGGGATTGAGCAAAAACCTCATCATCATCTAGCCCTCCGTTCCCAAAATTATTACTTTGGAAATTTCTTGCAGACTCTGTAAACCCAAATTTATAGAATATATCATGCACCATATTGCTGATATAGAACAAATTGGTAGTTGCCGCAGATAAATTATTATATGTTAATCCATTGGGATCATAAGCAAAATTAAAGTTTCTTGTTGCTCCGCCATCAGGTGAAGCTCCAAAAGTTTGTTCATCATTATCTTTATCATCGTAAGCATATACATTATTTCCTCTTGTAATCGTATAATGAGTAGTTACGTTAGAATGCCATCCTTCGGGTGAAGAAGCAAGAATCCAAGGATTACTGACTAAAGAACGCTGCCCAAAAGTAGGAGCTTCAAGAGGTAAAGCAAAAACGTTATATGATGCATTATCCGGAGCAAAAAACATCATATTCTTTTTTTGGATATTATCATGGATATAAAAATCCTGTAGCTGCGGCATCATATTTACCTGACTTCCACTGTGGTCATGGCCATAAGCACCATCGTGAAAATTACATGCAAGGTTCAGGTTAATTTTGCTAAGAATTTTTCCGGTATTTGCATCGATCAGTATATTCCAGGAATTAGCTGTATCAGGTTCTTTAAATATAAACTCATATGCTAAACGAAGCTCTTTATTTTTATCACTGATATAAACAAGCCTTTGCTTTGCCGAAGTCAATTTATCTGTTCCTTTTTCAAAAAATCCAATAATCGGAAGACTTGAAACCTTATCATTTTCCAGATCAATTGCAATATTTTTAAGTGCTATTTTTTCACTTATTGATGCATTTTTAGCTGATGCAGCAACATAATCTTTTATAAAATTATCTGTATAGTAAGCTACTTTACTATCCTTAATAAGCGCCGTCCCTACTGAACTATATATTGGCAAGCCATTATAAGTTTGTATCAGTTTAACAACATCACCATTCAATGATTTTGAAGGATCTACATTATCAACAATAAAATTATTGAGGTCAGACTTC
This is a stretch of genomic DNA from Chryseobacterium tructae. It encodes these proteins:
- a CDS encoding MFS transporter, coding for MKKTNPLWLLTLLVMLPQFVETIYSPVLPMVQEKFGVNEESTTLTISFYFIAFALGVAFWGVQCDRIGRKKSLEYGLITYGIGTLAAIFAPNFTLLLIARIISAFGIAVGSIVTQTILRDTYDKDHISKVFSWIGIGLSISPVIGMTTGSVLASSAGHQGVFITLCLAAIVFYILSRRNVSETHHSGKKIGFQMLFSLLKRMLKDQEIIKCCLLIMSFNVLLFSYYSLAPFIFKEQQYSSYVFGYSSIVLAAGTFAGAKLNRFLLLKNTTPKILITSSVIGSFIASVFVWLLTDHGIYFLIPYFFIVMAFSIAIPNILSTALINYKNETGSAGALLGLIYYVLIGSGLVTIGFIQNLGISCLIFSGIGVITLFAFKPKEKTV
- a CDS encoding DUF3592 domain-containing protein, whose amino-acid sequence is MKSSLKAPKKQVKSNRLLVVSLSIIFTLSFLAMGIGGVYYSCSKIYRHIDLVSNGVKTEARITGYKESWSRDSDQDIYTRIYSPIITYYDSSNHSYTLHADYGSSSREWSNDVTVYFDKKDPSNAIHGGFWQLWFLPFIFLCLYMIPLVIGLFVIIYYIGTLKKKKPFRA
- a CDS encoding alpha/beta fold hydrolase; the protein is MRYFRNIITTVALVAVSGGLFSQIRPLDGMLSDYKYPYEVRFINLKSQENSLKMAYMDVKPQKANGKTIMLLHGKNFNGAYWEKTAKDLSEKGFRVIIPDQIGFGKSSKPHNYQFSFSQLAENTKAILDELGIDKTIVLGHSMGGMVATRFTLLYPEKVQKLILENPIGLEDYKTFAAYQNIDQAYQSELKNTAETYKNYQLKFYYDNQWKEEYQPWLDLIAGWTLHKDYPQVAWDAALTSDMIYNQPVCYEFKNIKVPTLLIIGTRDRTAIGKDRAPKELQPKMGQYQELGKKTQREIEGSKLVELENVGHLPHIEVYSKFFDTLYNFIK
- a CDS encoding EamA family transporter gives rise to the protein MKKKNILKGVLFVGIGASIYGMLATFVKMAYHDGFTTSEVTTSQFVLGLTGLLILNLIQTLTSKKKLSMPNSKEVKMLMLAGTSLGGTSLFYYIAVQYINVSIAIVLLMQSVWISVVVESILTKKLPNARKIVAVIIVLLGTVLATNLINMDIELDWHGVFWGLMAAGSYTLTMFTSNTLATHLPVFRKSIIMLAGGSIVVFAFLFFAQIGPMYFDGLKTFYLNFTENTEHIHSFNYSIFWTYGAILALFGTIIPPILFNIGFPNAGLGLGSIVSSLELPVSVTMAFVLLGEKVLFIQWVGIALILFAIVLMNLPSKKEKEVSMAEVS
- a CDS encoding T9SS-dependent M36 family metallopeptidase, which encodes MKNKTLPLLFAVFSVFPAIVFGQDNEKLIKDYISQNKIREYKKSDLNNFIVDNVDPSKSLNGDVVKLIQTYNGLPIYSSVGTALIKDSKVAYYTDNFIKDYVAASAKNASISEKIALKNIAIDLENDKVSSLPIIGFFEKGTDKLTSAKQRLVYISDKNKELRLAYEFIFKEPDTANSWNILIDANTGKILSKINLNLACNFHDGAYGHDHSGSQVNMMPQLQDFYIHDNIQKKNMMFFAPDNASYNVFALPLEAPTFGQRSLVSNPWILASSPEGWHSNVTTHYTITRGNNVYAYDDKDNDEQTFGASPDGGATRNFNFAYDPNGLTYNNLSAATTNLFYISNMVHDIFYKFGFTESARNFQSNNFGNGGLDDDEVFAQSQDGGGFNNANFATYPDNYNPIMQMYLWLGSNRKLWYNAPTDAASRVVNAGIAQFGSQLNDIGITGDVKIPTVLEACTSIPAGELTGKIALIQRGTCGFAIKVKNAETAGAIGAIIYNNAANGATIGNMAGDGVVSPTVTIPSILVAEAEGLFMKDKLDANTTVNTTLRADTKYDGSFDNGIVTHEYGHGISNRLTGDGYSCLNARPYNGNPTYSKEQMGEGWSDFFALMLTNKPGDNSTVARGIGTYPIGQPITGGGIRPEKYSPDFNVNGFTYADTNGMEYSDNGTMVADSHSIGFVWASMLWDLHWKYVEKYGYSSDVTANATNGSSRVLQLIVNGLKLQTCDPSFIEGRNAILAAELAATEGQDKCMIWKVFAKRGLGINASAGDKTNINDQVENFEVPAECATLGTDEITSIKDNKISVYPNPAKDEFYINFPSKTLGKVSVELYDMSGKLVSSEDKISPENKKAISTSRLVNGTYIVKVKGLGFEANSKVIVKK